A region of [Bacteroides] pectinophilus DNA encodes the following proteins:
- a CDS encoding prolipoprotein diacylglyceryl transferase, which yields MKNDLLTIGSFTVHGYGLMIAIGVIAAYMMAEYRAKKKNMDPDNVFLLVIWALVSGYIGSKLLFIITILPDVFKDPSILKNVWEGWVVYGGIIGGVIGIMIMCRVKKLDFWQYIDLTAPSMALAQGFGRIGCLLAGCCYGRPATSAFAITFHNSAFAPNNIALVPTQIISSGLDFANAFVLLWLDRKKKCDGQIMALYLMFYSAGRFVLEYFRGDLERGSVGVLSTSQFISVFTFILGVVIFVARTRLCDKNK from the coding sequence ATGAAAAATGATTTACTGACTATTGGAAGTTTTACTGTGCATGGATATGGTCTGATGATAGCAATTGGCGTTATTGCTGCTTATATGATGGCGGAATATCGTGCCAAAAAGAAGAATATGGATCCGGATAATGTCTTTTTACTTGTCATATGGGCACTTGTATCAGGATATATCGGTTCTAAGCTTCTGTTTATAATTACTATCCTTCCGGATGTTTTTAAGGATCCTTCAATCCTTAAGAATGTCTGGGAAGGCTGGGTTGTATATGGTGGAATTATTGGCGGCGTAATCGGAATCATGATTATGTGCAGAGTTAAGAAACTGGATTTTTGGCAGTATATAGATCTTACAGCTCCGTCAATGGCACTTGCACAGGGATTCGGACGTATCGGATGTCTGCTGGCGGGCTGTTGTTACGGAAGACCTGCAACGTCAGCGTTTGCAATTACATTTCATAATTCGGCATTTGCACCTAATAATATTGCACTTGTACCTACACAGATAATATCTAGCGGACTTGATTTTGCTAATGCATTCGTGCTTCTCTGGCTTGATCGTAAGAAAAAATGTGATGGACAGATTATGGCATTATATCTGATGTTCTACAGTGCCGGCAGATTTGTGCTTGAGTATTTCAGGGGTGACCTTGAACGCGGAAGCGTTGGAGTGCTGTCAACGTCCCAGTTTATATCGGTATTTACATTTATACTTGGTGTGGTCATATTCGTGGCGAGAACACGTTTATGTGATAAGAATAAGTGA
- a CDS encoding NYN domain-containing protein translates to MFGFGKSSKPRAAVFVDYEHWFYGYHNNFHMRPNFEEWIQELKNEYDIDELHVFGDFSERQIGAELPELQRITNNNVTHTASDKLGVDKDFTDVIILDHIYRSAAKKKSADVYVLFTGDAHFTCVVDYLKELNKKVVIYGVKFGFSNALKSAATSYVEMPRQIQVKNHYNDLILASLDKLRRKPGKTPSYWRTIDSVAKYNRVPEDRVKKALDGLISQKYISQTTKTDARGEKISLLTVDWDKLSQDGIWQ, encoded by the coding sequence GTGTTTGGATTTGGTAAATCATCTAAGCCAAGGGCAGCAGTATTTGTAGACTATGAGCACTGGTTCTATGGATATCATAATAATTTCCATATGAGACCTAACTTTGAGGAGTGGATTCAGGAACTTAAGAATGAATATGACATTGATGAACTTCATGTGTTTGGAGATTTTTCAGAGCGTCAGATAGGAGCGGAGCTTCCTGAACTTCAGAGAATTACGAATAATAACGTGACTCATACTGCAAGTGATAAGCTTGGTGTGGACAAAGATTTTACGGATGTAATAATACTTGACCATATTTACAGAAGTGCAGCAAAGAAGAAGAGTGCAGATGTATATGTGCTGTTTACAGGGGATGCACATTTTACATGCGTTGTGGATTATTTAAAAGAACTTAATAAAAAAGTAGTTATTTACGGAGTTAAATTCGGCTTCAGCAATGCACTGAAGTCAGCAGCAACAAGTTATGTAGAGATGCCAAGACAGATTCAGGTTAAGAATCATTATAATGACCTGATTCTTGCAAGTCTTGATAAGCTTCGCAGAAAGCCGGGCAAGACACCTTCATACTGGAGAACCATAGACAGCGTTGCCAAGTATAACAGGGTTCCGGAAGACAGGGTTAAGAAGGCGCTTGATGGCCTTATAAGCCAGAAGTACATCAGCCAGACTACAAAAACAGATGCTAGGGGAGAGAAAATTTCACTCCTTACGGTTGACTGGGATAAGCTCAGCCAGGATGGAATATGGCAATAA
- a CDS encoding GGDEF domain-containing phosphodiesterase has protein sequence MERDYLTNLLPLHLFLREADKILKNNPDCRYAVTATDLSNFKYINDLYGMAEGNRTIQEMAEKFFSGNPRCILASRPYADQFRSLIAIGDVSQDEEVAIITNMNTEFTEYIQKRYPNIYFHVYTGLYIIEDNSEGIRSACDKAHFAKKCFKGNLSVTCGIFDSNAYKDSSNVMRLTHEFQSARERDSVYVYYQPKCSASTGEFIGAEALGRIADKDGNIISPGEFIPVLERTGIIGDFDDIIMEKTFADIRRWIDNGGNVKPVSLNISRIQFLKPGLIDKILALQKKYDIPSRLIELEITETTFIESVDFIDDTARELRRHGFTIDVDDFGSGYSSLSLIATLPADTIKLDCSFARQCLDNDKGVILLSGIINILRSIGFDIICEGIETERERQRIMELGCDKIQGYYYDRPMPSSSFEEKYITKQ, from the coding sequence ATGGAGAGGGATTATCTTACCAACCTATTGCCATTGCACCTTTTCCTGCGCGAGGCTGATAAAATATTAAAGAATAACCCGGACTGCAGATATGCTGTCACAGCAACTGATTTAAGCAATTTCAAATACATTAATGACCTTTACGGAATGGCTGAAGGCAACCGCACTATACAGGAGATGGCTGAGAAGTTCTTCAGCGGCAATCCCCGATGCATACTTGCAAGCCGCCCTTATGCCGATCAGTTCAGGTCGCTGATTGCTATAGGTGATGTATCGCAGGATGAAGAAGTAGCAATCATAACAAACATGAATACAGAGTTTACTGAATATATCCAGAAGCGTTATCCTAATATATATTTTCATGTGTATACAGGGCTTTATATCATTGAGGACAATTCAGAAGGAATACGTTCAGCATGTGATAAGGCTCACTTTGCCAAGAAGTGCTTCAAAGGTAACCTGAGTGTGACATGCGGCATATTTGATTCCAACGCATATAAGGATTCATCCAATGTAATGAGGCTTACACATGAATTCCAGAGTGCACGTGAACGTGACAGTGTGTATGTATATTACCAGCCTAAGTGTTCAGCCTCTACCGGCGAATTTATCGGTGCAGAAGCTTTAGGACGCATAGCCGACAAGGACGGCAACATTATATCTCCCGGTGAGTTCATTCCTGTTCTTGAGCGCACAGGCATCATTGGTGATTTTGATGATATAATCATGGAGAAGACATTTGCTGACATACGCAGATGGATTGATAACGGCGGCAATGTAAAACCCGTCTCACTCAATATATCAAGAATACAGTTTCTAAAGCCCGGGCTTATTGATAAGATACTTGCCCTCCAGAAGAAGTATGATATTCCATCCCGCCTGATAGAGCTTGAGATAACAGAGACAACTTTTATTGAATCTGTTGACTTTATAGACGATACAGCAAGAGAACTACGCAGGCATGGATTTACCATTGATGTTGATGACTTTGGCTCCGGATATTCCTCACTCAGTCTTATTGCCACTCTGCCTGCCGACACAATCAAGCTTGACTGCAGTTTTGCAAGGCAGTGCCTTGATAATGACAAAGGAGTGATTCTTCTCTCAGGAATCATCAATATACTCAGGAGTATAGGTTTCGACATAATATGTGAAGGCATTGAGACCGAACGTGAAAGGCAGCGCATAATGGAACTTGGATGTGATAAGATACAGGGTTATTATTATGACAGACCGATGCCATCTTCGAGCTTTGAAGAAAAATATATAACAAAACAATAA
- a CDS encoding PilZ domain-containing protein: MRIEKRRTKRIDVDVTVSLRQLGDSFVSGYSSDTVDVHVIDISKGGIAFESDYDFKINSYYDTIITLANKESFEAVIEVLRKDVHGANNVYGCRFVGINADDQFKIDVYQLLHDNGEAQ, translated from the coding sequence ATGAGGATAGAAAAAAGAAGAACAAAGAGAATTGATGTTGATGTTACAGTTTCGTTAAGGCAGCTGGGGGATAGCTTTGTATCAGGATATTCATCAGATACGGTGGATGTGCATGTTATTGACATATCAAAAGGTGGAATAGCATTCGAGTCTGATTATGATTTTAAAATTAATTCTTACTATGATACTATAATCACACTTGCCAATAAGGAATCATTTGAGGCGGTGATAGAAGTGCTCCGCAAAGATGTTCACGGAGCGAATAACGTATATGGCTGCAGATTTGTCGGAATTAATGCTGATGACCAATTTAAGATTGATGTGTATCAGCTGCTTCATGACAATGGCGAAGCACAGTAG